The DNA region tctgaaacttcctccctggttcagcaccagtgaacttcatcaattagccgaagttgacactttggatgttatgtccaataagataattgatgcatttcgacaaaaatcattgcagtcttcagctgcattgatccgctctttatatagtttataagttagttttaaggtatcccttttcccttttgtacatgtaggacctcctacatttgaaatcactgaatagcgaaagctacaatatttcatgaataaatgaaagttgctagtatttaaaattgaggtgaaaagtcatcgtttgtgattggacactcaataatattttaactgaatgaatgtacatggaaaagaaatttgaataaatataaattaaaaaaaaaactgcagattTCAACAGCATCTACGTGTGGAATATTTTGCGCGATATTATAAAAAGACGTTTACTAAATACAACAAACATGTACAAATCATCGGTTTTTTCATTTAGCTTTTACGTGTGAAACACGTAAAAACAACGTGCAATGATCTGGCCAAACAGATTTCATTTCTAATAACGTCACCTCGTAGAAGTTACGTAAAAactctagtggaaaaatactacactcaaccccggtggttggtcactttttcgtttgacacttttttagtttgtaccccgttggttggtcaaagtcaaactaaaaagtgacgaactgtcactttttacacggcgcttacgcacactatcaaaacaaacgtatccagatttttaagcgaagatggcgttcgaattgtgaacgcccgaaatgtcaaagccatgcagtggtaccaacattacgaataaactgtgccatggcatgacagccacattttttttctaatgttggtgctactgagcgattctgacatttcggacgttcacaatttgaacgccatcttcgcttaaaaacctggatagtagtTTGTGTGAAATCCGTGTacatagcttttcacgtaacttcaatgtgaatatttttttgagtgtgttccatttctttctctctttctctttctctttttctGTTTTGTGCAATCAAGGGTTCATCCTTAAACCCCGCGCACATATTTTAAGATTTCAGCATCGTTTTATTTTCCATGCATGAAAATCGTGATAAAAATCCAATCttggagttttttaaaagttccaataccatttttttatattttgcttttcggatgtttttgaataccccgaCTAAAGGCGGcaacaaatgaaaatttggtttattgaacctgaACAAACTCcagaaaacgcagaaaaataaggcatatttgaatcaaccaaacattttgttgatttgaaaatcaagatttttgttgaatcaacgctaaacgtcaaagcagctttttcaaaacaacaaaagacttttgtagaATTGAgtaaatcaaggtttgtttctacgcattttttgttgattcaaaccagGCTCGATATATTTTCAGTTTCatgtttcatgcgagttccaagcACACTGACAGATGACGTTCGATAGAGCTATCTACGTGCAcatgtattgcgtatacgtacacgaaaaagattgaggttaaattttgtacccgccagcaaaacaaatggggtgctagtgtgcgtgagctcgggcttagataactctattgaaccaaaactgacaccgacgagtgcggctgttcaaacgaacgtaccataagcccgatctcacgcacactagcttaccatttgtttttgctggcgggtacaaattttaacctaaaaacccttcgtgtacaaacacgcaatacatgcgcacgtagataactctattgtgtATTTCAACTCTAgagattgtttttgaaaagttcctataagctattgtctttcatatgtttataggacctattcaaaaaaaactctagaacttTTCACAGTAATTTACGTAATTTACGGACGCACCCGCACACAGCCAGAcgttcattttacatttttctctCGAAGGATTCGCACGCAcgctgtcaaagatttttgatAAACAAGAAAGTTTGAGTTCTTCCCGCCAACTTCCGAACAATGCAGTTCTTGTGGCTCTCGATGTAACCGTCGAAAAAAGGTGATCAAATCAGGCCAAATTTCCGCTTCCGGACGGCAGGATGTATGTGAGTACAACAAATCGGTGGCTTTTGTTTGTGCAAAACAATTattgctttgttttgtttttttttttaggcaaACATGGAACGCTACCACCGGAACGAACCCGCCGAGGTGGTCAAGAAAATGTGGTCGATCATCCGGCACGATGACGAGGAAACCGAACACACCAGGCTggtaaaaattttgcaaaaggAGTTCCCTGTGGCAACCGGCGGTAGGGTTTTGTTTTGGGGTTGTTTTTATTTAGATGCAAATGTAATcgtcttttttctttttaattgttAGACCAAATTGAATCGTTCGTGAGTAACGCAGTGGTCGACGGGCTGATCCAGGTTGTGGATAAACCGAAAAGGCCCAAACCCAAATCTGTTTATCATTATGCGCTCCCGGATGCTGACAAGTTTTCGTTTCCGGACGATCATCCGGATCCATATTGCTACGAGTGCCACCTGGAAGGAAACGTCTCCAAATGTTCGAGCTGTTTGCGAGTTTTCCACCTTTCTTGCGCACGAACAACTGAAGCCAAGCAGGTGGTAATGGAACGGTTTACCACGAAAAAAAGGATCAACATGTCTGACTTCGGGACAGGTGTCGTGGCGGCGGCTGCGGGTACAAATGAAACACGATCCGTAAACTCACCGGCTTCGTCCGTGGCTAGCCAGTCCGAGGTTATGGAAATTCGGATGCCAACTCCGATGATCGATTCCAACCGGAACGAGAGCAAAATCGACGTGAAGCAAGAAGATCTCAAACAAGAGCTGACATCTGACGAGCCACAGTTTGTTGGCTTGATTAGGCCACCGGATCGGCGCCTGGAAGAGCGGCTCAACACACCGACGGTGAAGCCGGAGGATAATGGACCCAGTATTATGGACAGTGAAGATTTGATGCAGAAGTTTTGCTACCCTTGCCGACAGGTGCAAGGCAACCAGTACAATACACCTCCGAACATGAGCCAATCCGAGCTGAACTATTTGCTCAAGTTTATCGTTGACGAGTACAAATCCTGGCTCCCGGCAGATACCTACTCGCTTACCAGGCTGTTCAACAACCAGCCGCGCTCGGCGGAGCGGGTGGAAAATTTGGAGCTGAGCAAAAAAATGCTGGTACGTTTCTCGATCGATCTCGACGCCATTATGTTGAAAATCGAACATGGCCAGTATGAAACGCTCGAGGAATTCAGCGCCGACACGCAGGACATAGCGCACAATATTGCCGTTATTCATGGAGCTGGTTCGTTGGAGTACAGCGCTGCGATGTACTTCATTACCGACTGTACGTACGATCTGTACGAAATACGACAGTGCCGGGATTGCTTCCGGCACAGCAACGAAAAAGCCGAACCGGACTGGTTTGCGCGGCCGTGTCACACACGCCATGAGCTAGTTTTTGCCAAGCAGAAGGGATACCAGTACTGGCCGGCTAAGGTGGTCCGGGTGGTTAACAACAAGTACGACGTTCGTTTCTTTGGGGGAACGCACACGCGAGCAGTCGTCGATGCCATTTACGTAAAGCCGATCGATTCCGATTTCGAACAGCTCAAGATAAACCCAAAAAAAGCGGGCTTTCAACTCGCGATGGGTGAACTTCACAAGCACCAGGCACTGATGAGCCTCCCGAAGGACAAGGAGTACTACGCTTACGGAAGCAAGACTCCTCCAATCAGCGTGTTGCTCCAGAGTGCAGGCGTCGAGATCTCACCAATGCCGGTACAGCaactgactccggctccgaagACGCCCAAAAAGCGAGGTCGCAAACCAAAGGTACATCGTTCCAACGTGAGCCTTGCCAGTGCCCCTTCCAACTCATCAGCTCCTCAACAAACAGACGAATCGCTGGACCAGGTGGCTCCTCAACTGGAAGTTTGTCCTTCACCCCCGCAGAACACCAACAACATCCGGCAGAAGCGTACTTTGGATCCGCACCCGGTTGTTCCCAGCGACCCAACGACGCCCACTAAGCGGCAGAAGCGTACGTTGGAACCAGCTGTGCCCAGCGAGCCAACGACGCCGACCAAGCGAGTTAAGGCTCGCAATCCAACGCCACCCTTTCGCAGCGATCCAGCAGATGCTCTCGGCACCAGTTCGGCCATGCTTGCCTTGCCGGGACCGTCCAACGAAGCGGCGCCGAAACCGCGCAGTCCACGCATCAAAGCGCAACTCAAGCGACAGTACTCGGAGGATGCGATCAAGCTTAAGGAACTGATGGACGAAATTGACGACATCGAAACGGTGAAGCGATTGGCTGTGAACGCACTGCAGGAGGATATTGACCGGTGGCAGAAAAAGTAACCGCAGCGGAGGTCACAAATGACCAACTTGACACTTATTTGTGTTTGCTTTTCTTTTCTCACATAGGATTCGCTCGGTCGTCAACGAGTACACGCTGCGCATTGATGCCATCAAGCGCAAGCGTTGGGTAAGCCGACCTGTTTTGTCTCCTTTCGATTAGGGTGCTAATATTCTTCTTCCTTACCACTATTCCAGTGCAACATCTGTGATCTCGAAGCTGTACTCCACTGCTGCTTTAATGTTTCGTACTGTTCGCGCACCTGCCAGGAGAACGACTGGCCGGAGCACAAGAGGAAGCACCAGTTTACCAAGCAATAGCACATTGGTTTATCTCGATTTAAACCCTTGACTGAATTCGAAATTATTCGCTggactactttttttttgttatctaaTTTCTAGCCTCAGCTTGCGTCTACAATTGGATTCTTTTTACTTGGACgcgcctgttttttttttgttttcattatacaaaATGAATTAAAACTATCAATCGAGGGAATCGTTAATTTCCCCATTCCGTTTCACGAAATAAAActgaatttgacaaaaaatatcaatcaatTGTGTCCTGCAATCAGACTTACCTTTTGACCTGTTGTAGCTTGATCGGTGCACCGACACCAAAGTTTGGTGTGACGGCGGTGTGGATCGGGTACATACACAAAACTGACATGGTTTCTGCGCCTACCACACGGGAGAAGTTTAGAACTCTTGATACCTAGCAAGCTAGTTCTTAGTGGTGTGGTTGTCAAAGGCACTGCATAAGTATTTTAAAGGTTCTTGGTTCGAATCTCGacagttattattttatttttttgaatgttttttatttgttcagaATAATTCTTTAGGAATAGAATTTCGTAGTGTCATGAAATATAAACTCTAACTTCTAGTGCATATAATCCTGAAATAGCCATTTTCATTTACCTGCCTGCATAATACAGAACGTTTTctctattccactacaaaaatccatttaatttttaaccctttgaccagagcgtcgcaggttcgaagaagtttttttaatgtatgtaatcactaattttgataataaaattgaaaaaaactcaaaaatatttaagtcAGGATTGAACCAGGAACCTCGTGATTAAAAGACGGAGATATTAAACGCCAGGCCACCCCGAAGACGTGAAAGATGATTGACAAACCTCTATCAAAACAATGTCGCCTCCggtttactgccgttctacgcataattgtcccatgttcaaaaaagtgcacacccttaccaaaaatcatgattttttgagttccaaatcccacttttcatacgattttttgagttcaggtactacaaccataaaaatggttatatgggttgaactaaaaaattcgtatgaaaagtgggatttggaactcaaaaaatcatgatttttggtaagggtgcaactgagaaaaacgcgattgaaatttttctaccgatttctgtgtttctacgcataattgtcccgtgggttcctattcgccctatgtaaccctaatcgccccagttagcagtttatcacccttaattGTGATTCTGTTGCTTTACAATagataaacaagacataatggttagtaaaactaatgattccgtttaagaaaatacttggtgggacaattatgcgtagaagtttaacgatgggacaaacagacttggtgttgttttcaatgagtttacgaacaaagtaccagattttatgtgtttttcttaaagtacacatcaaactaaacttaaaaatgtcataaagtcaaaatcgtccaaaactgacatgggacaattatgcgtagaacggcagtttactTGGATCAACCATTCTGTTGAGTTGCATCTTAGTATTCCTTATTCttcatgtaaactaatgtcaaaaacataaacaatgacttttgtTTGTTGACAGAAAATGGACGAAACTTAagttgaccgattcttcggctccttttcaaaaaaattccaagtttttttcagcgttttggctgtagtggcaaaatagAAGAAGAAACCCCCAATGTTataacatatttggaaagataattgattttcctaaaaagaaatatcatgcagaattAACCATTtagtacctgtgcttctcctgaaataaaaatgtagcgtgacgggacaacatcgtaaagctggacttttaaaaggaaCACTACAAAAgtcgctacagttttgccagtttgatttttaaaaaaacttttgctcttcaacacattatcacaaattaaaaaaagaatcttttgctccttgaactgaaagaattggttgaaatttgagtttttgccagccatttcttttcgtgacgggacaacgaaaggagcagatttatgaaaaaactcctctcccgttcaatggcttgcagaccacatTTGGTCAATATTCTTGGCTTctaaggtaagaaaacgcatttaaagcacattgcaattattgcatcataataaaaatgatttttatcatattaaaaatcacattgaaaattgaaaaatgtgacattttggtgtagcttcgctaagaatcggtcagttTGGTTAATTCAATTACGTTTTCTTTAATTATTCTATTTTATATCACTTTAATCTAATCACGTCCTCCCCACATCCGGATCATGTACAAATTGGCTCTGGAGCAGCCTCTGCCTAACGTCATCGCTAGAGGTGTAGGCTTGTTCCGTTTGAAGGCTAgtacgctgatcggaaggaaaggggtcaagaaatggctttacgaacagcagaacaaaggagagggagtgatttcttggggcttttcttcaccctctctggcttgctttagctgccgctgctgcccatttgatttttttcttgaccggtttcttccgaagtgcgtataccgcttgaCGGAGAACCCAAACAACATGTGCTTCCCTAAAGAAGCTTCGTTCTGACGCGTGCAGCGCCACGGTTTTGTGAGCGGTTGGAATGGGCGTTGGGCATTGGATTCGGGTGGGGACGGTGGATTCGATTTTAGAACCAGTGCAGGAGTGAATGTTTCGAAGGCAAGTAGGTAGTCTTGGATTGCCGGTGGGAGTTTGGTGATTGCAACCAGACTGGTCATCCTAGACCGCCGTAGGCGGTAGCAAGATGATAATTTGTATAGTTGCCCTATATGTTTCGATAACTGTgatcaattgtttgaaaaataaactgtaCATAAGtggtaatagtagtttatgcaacaagttgcaaaaagaggattttttcagcacgagtcgtacatttatttaacgaggttcaccgagttagataaatacgacgagtgatgaaaaatcaagttttgcaacgagttccatacaacgtttttgcaattccgaaaaacaccctttggacagaattataggacaaatgtccatgcattgagtcaatgaatcgttcaaatcaaaaaaatgttgaaaggtaTAACTTTTccgaacaagtgctgaaaagttcaacttttcagcatccatttcagtgctgaaaatagaacttttcagcatttgttttgtaaagtgttactattcgattctgttatttttggtacagaaaagtaggctgtttcgtcgttcaagaatgacaggaaaagtaagtagtttcacgacggaattgcaaaaagttctttttttattaggtgatgtttcattttcttatttttatctTCGGAACCGGAAATAgttctttattatttattttgtagTTCAGTTGATAAAGTCTTAAGAAGCAGGATTGCACGTTAATTTTCATATTAGATTTCAACACACTCTTATGtcccactagggtgtaatatggttgtatggaaaaaaataaagttgtccaaatttagtgagcacagcacttttttagttccttctggggtcctaaacaactcctcaaagtttgggaccgattggtttagtcctcactttgcgcaaagcgattcaattttccatataaatttgtatggggaaaaccattttttttgcgattcctGCTCACGGTGGTTCCACTCGGCATGTATGCGAATCAGTGATGCACAGATGGAGTCAATCGCAAACtacgagttttttttgtgactCCTGCTCGGTACGCGGAAGCCTTGTCCCCAAACTGCAGGTCCAACATCCTCCCCACAACGAAGAGATCGACAAGTTGGCCAAGCTAATTCAAGACTTGTCGTCGGAGCTGTGCAAGCTGCAGGCAGAGTTGAACTCGTCACGAGCCACCTGCAAGAGGCAACTCGACCGTATCCAGAACAAGCTGAGCAGTTAGGACCATTGGGATGTTGCACGAGATCGCTTGACGAGCAACATCAACGAGAAGCTTGAGGCGATTGAAAAGTGTGCCACCTTGGCCAAAACCTGCTCCCGTACCGTGAATTGCTGCAGACTTGCTGTGAACAAGATCCCATACCATGAAGGCGAGAACGTCAGAGACCTGGTCGGAAACGTACTCCGTCTCCTCGACTGCGAAAGCGAAATGTCGAACGTCGTAAAATGTTTCCGTCTTCCCGTGAAGACATCTAAGTGGACCGACCGCTCCTTGACCCCAACAATCATGGTGATCTTCAACAGCGCCGAATCGAGAGGAGTAGTATTGCGGCAGTATTTCCAGCGACACCAGACGGCAAAGCTGTGCAACCGTCGAGGCGGACCATATCTGGACTATCGGTTCACCTTGAACGAAGCGATGTCGATCAACACCTTTCGGATCCGCAACCTGGCCCTTCGTCTCAAGCAGCGCAAGCAGGTCAAGTCCGTGTTCATTCGGAACGATAGGGTATCCGGGCTACTCCCGGGACAGAAGCAGTACGCTCCCATCGAGACCTTGGAGCAGGTCTTGGAACTCGCCGGAGGCGATCTTGATGGCGAAGACACGTCGATCTTCTTCGATGCCACATCAGCGGAACTTTCCGCATCATCACGCTGCTAGACGCACCATGCTGCTGACGTTTTCCACAAATAGCATGCTCAGAAACTTCCAGAACTTACGTATCGGACATCTGAATGTCCGTGGACTTGAACGGCACATTGACGGTGTGAAGATCATCCTCGACAAGAAGCAGTACCACATGTTCGCCTTCACCGAAACCAAACTAAAGTCTTCTTCACCTATTGGACCAATACGCATACCCGGATACGACTtcgttaagcactcgctccccTCCGGCAGGGGTCGAGGTGCCAAAACCTGCGGCGGTGTGGGACTTTACGTGCGGAAGGGATTAAAAGCTACCACGATGAACAAGTCAGCATTTGATCCTGCGACATCCATCAACCAGCGCGTCGAGTTTCTGGACATCCGGATACGAATCAACGACTGGAACGTTTGCGTTGTTGCGCTTTACAATCCGCTCAGTACGAACCCCAACTTCGCCCAGCTACGAGAAGCTCTTACTGGACCTCCTGGACGTTGGTTTTGACAGGCTGTACGTAGTGGGCGATTTCAACACCAACATCACCGCTCCCCAGCCATCAGCCAATCTAGTGGCACTGCATCGAATTAACGCAACATTCAACCTTATAaggtatatatatatatatatatatatatatatatatatatatatatatatatatatatatatatatatatatatatatatatatatacagcaattccatttgaaaagagcctaaaccaaaaaaaaagttctccgatcgggctcaaaatttttctgggggttccttggccaaaataattagacccgtatttttttgtttggccattagggtggcctacatcgtgctagggtggttcaaaaaatggcaattttcgtcatttttcgcaaaaaccacttttttctaaaaatcatatctccgcgccatttcatccgattttagctgtcttagacgcaaaagaaaggtgatgagtttggctatttgggaaaaatagtaaaaagttccaaaaatctagcttaactattgaaaaagtcgtatgaaaacttaaaatggcgttttgaccgtgtctggaccaaagagcctatgtctgaaaatatttttatcggattcctcggaaaatttcacataacatatcaaaaaattggcgatgtcgaaccgtacgtttccgagatatgattttttgaaaaaaaaaaactgcgtttttcgacgcgccacgcgcaaaaacggaaaatgacgaaatcggcaaaaaatcaactttttccactaaaactgcgataactttaaaatttcagcgatgacctatagatgttatggtaccaaaagttgcgtctctcaattacgaaaattttggtacccagacatgtataggtcatcgctgaaattttaaagttatcgcagttttagtgaaaaaagttgattttttgccgatttcgtcattttcccgttttgatGATCGTAGTAATCGGTGCGTGCGGGCGCGAAAAGTTTTTGCTGCGTCATGTTTTTTCTTCGATTCAAAATTCTCTAATTTTTCTGATAATctttattttgttattacaaATAAGTGAATTTACGGAAATTCCTTTGTCCGTTCCGGTGGCCATCCATACCGCATACCGGTAGTGGCAATAAGAAATGTTTGGTAATTTcggtgaaatttttaaattgtgactCATGGTTGTCGTCAGCGGAAAGGAAGAGACAGcggaaaaaatgaaacatacAAAGTGACCATCGGCGAAGGAATTTCGTGGTTCTCACTTGATCCTGCCCGAATCCAGTGAACAACTGCATGTGTTTGAGGAATGATTTCAGCAGTCCCATTCCGAAGAAATGCTTCCCGTTTGATAAGCGCTGAGCACGGCCACGATTCCTACCACCAGAACGAATTGGCCGAGTGATGACCTTCTATTAGGTGCTGTCGGGTGGTTCAACTTGATGCTGTCGATCGTGCAGAACCAGAAGAGCTGCAGGAACTGCAGATGACTAAAATTTGAGATTCCATCTAATTCGAAGATTCAGACGATCAAATGGACTGAAGCCCAAGATATctgatttggtgagatctttccttTTAAATATCAGAAGATTCTTTCATTTACACTGACATACACACATTCCATTTAAGATAATCCACGCCAATATTTGAAGTAATCTGTTGAATATTTCTCTATATTGATGTCTTTTGATCCTTATTTTATATATCTTTTTCTTGATATTCTTTTCTTCTTTGCTCTTTCTACCATCTGTTTCTTTAATGTccttgtgaggggatcatcgatccatccgcattgacatactatcttttcatttttcttcttaTCTTTCTTCATATTTTCACTCTTTTTaacacttactaccagtctttgtgaggggatactgagctcgatttgctctccatccgcaatGACCTGTTCTCATCTATGTTTTTCCCTTTTATTagtagttagaatcaaagccggggatcggggagggagcatcagggcagtggacggtatgctgtaatggcggagattggatgtagatagtggaagaccagaactacgtcacaagggGAAAATAGCGTATTAATTGTACAATTCTTAAGGATTGTCTAATTACTACATCTATTGACCCCTGTCAgtctccagctgtctgccgcgccctttaggcccccaacagggtgcgagccctgtttttcagctttgtcagactttttcggagttattggaggttactgtcggaaggagattctcttccctgaggacaccgtgagtgattttgcttgttcgcgtccaaccacccccttttggcccttcatacggcagtaatttgaagatgctccctttaagtctgagccactgtaattctaggcaaccgctacataggtcatccttgtggccctgttggttatcccatcaaatcaaatcaaatcaaaatcaaatcatttcgtcattttcccgtttttgcgcgtggcgcgtcgaaaaacgcagtttttattttcaaaaaatcgtatctccaaaacgtacggttcgacatcgccaattttttgatatgttatgtgaaattttccgaggaatccgataaaaatattttcagacataggctctttggtccagacacggtcaaaacgccattttaagtttttatacgactttttcaatagttaagctagatttttggaactttttactatttttcccaaatagccaaactcatcacctttcttttgcgtctaagacagctaaaatcggatgaaatggcgcggagatatgatttttagaaaaaagtggtttttgcgaaaaatgacgaaaattgccattttttgaaccaccctagcacgatgtaggccaccttaatggccaaacaaaaaaatacgggtctaattattttggccaaggaacccccagaaaaattttgagcccgatcggagaactttttttttggtttaggctcttttcaaatggaattgctgtatgtatatatatatatatatatatatatatatatatatatatatatatatatatatatatatatatatatatatatatatatatatatatatatatatatatatatatatatatatatatata from Culex quinquefasciatus strain JHB chromosome 3, VPISU_Cqui_1.0_pri_paternal, whole genome shotgun sequence includes:
- the LOC6049660 gene encoding zinc finger MYND domain-containing protein 11, which produces MYANMERYHRNEPAEVVKKMWSIIRHDDEETEHTRLVKILQKEFPVATGDQIESFVSNAVVDGLIQVVDKPKRPKPKSVYHYALPDADKFSFPDDHPDPYCYECHLEGNVSKCSSCLRVFHLSCARTTEAKQVVMERFTTKKRINMSDFGTGVVAAAAGTNETRSVNSPASSVASQSEVMEIRMPTPMIDSNRNESKIDVKQEDLKQELTSDEPQFVGLIRPPDRRLEERLNTPTVKPEDNGPSIMDSEDLMQKFCYPCRQVQGNQYNTPPNMSQSELNYLLKFIVDEYKSWLPADTYSLTRLFNNQPRSAERVENLELSKKMLVRFSIDLDAIMLKIEHGQYETLEEFSADTQDIAHNIAVIHGAGSLEYSAAMYFITDCTYDLYEIRQCRDCFRHSNEKAEPDWFARPCHTRHELVFAKQKGYQYWPAKVVRVVNNKYDVRFFGGTHTRAVVDAIYVKPIDSDFEQLKINPKKAGFQLAMGELHKHQALMSLPKDKEYYAYGSKTPPISVLLQSAGVEISPMPVQQLTPAPKTPKKRGRKPKVHRSNVSLASAPSNSSAPQQTDESLDQVAPQLEVCPSPPQNTNNIRQKRTLDPHPVVPSDPTTPTKRQKRTLEPAVPSEPTTPTKRVKARNPTPPFRSDPADALGTSSAMLALPGPSNEAAPKPRSPRIKAQLKRQYSEDAIKLKELMDEIDDIETVKRLAVNALQEDIDRWQKKIRSVVNEYTLRIDAIKRKRWCNICDLEAVLHCCFNVSYCSRTCQENDWPEHKRKHQFTKQ